The window CTCGGCTCACTCATGCCCAACGACGCGGTGCGCTCGCCCCGCAGGACCGGGACGGCCCACCGGTGCTTCTGCTCGTCGGTGCCGAACGTCAGCAGCGAGGCCGCGATGATGTTGACGCCCTGCGGGTTGAAGCTGTGGTAGATGCGTCGCCGGCACAGTTCCTCGGCGTGCACGAAGGTCTGCAGCACGCTGGCGTTGCGGCCGCCGAACTCGGGGGGCTGCGCGGGCAGCAGCCAGCCGTTGTCGAACAGCAGCCGCTGCCAGTCGCGCGCCCACTGCGGCATGTGGGACACCGAGCGGGGGCGCTCCAGCGTCTCGGCCGCCGACGGCGTGTGTTCGTCGAGGAACGCCGAGAATTCGGCGCGGAACTCTTCGACGTCGGAATCGAAGGCCAGTTGCATTACAGGTCCCTTCCGTATTCCTCGGCGATGATCGCGCGGTGCTCGGCCGCACCGCCGAGCAGCAGCTCCCCGGCCTTGGCCCGTTTCAGCGCGAACTGTAGGTCGTTCTCCCAGGTGAAGCCCATGGCCCCGAAGAGTTGGATGCCGTGTTTGAACACCAGCGCCTGGCACTCCCCTGCCGACGCCTTCGCCATCGCGGCGGCCAGCCGTCTGCGCGGATCGTCGGCGGCGATGGTCAGGGCGGCGAAGTACGACAGCGCCCTGGCGCGTTCGATTGCGACGTACATGTCGGTCGCCTTGTGCTGCACCGCCTGGAAGGTGCCGATCGCGACGCCGAACTGCTGACGGCTCTTCGCGTGTTCGAGGACGAGGTCCAGGATGCGCTGGCAGGCCCCGACCGTGGTGATGGCCATCCCCATCAGCGCGACGTGGTGCGCGCGCTCGGTGTCGACGGCCAACCGGTCCGATTCGGCGACGTGTACGCCGGGGAAGGACACCTCGGCGACGTGCAGCACCGGGTCGAACACGTCGACGCGGCGCGTGGAGACGGCACTGCCCTCCACACAGAAGACCCCGGCCGGGGTCACCACGGCGAGCCGGTCGGCACGGTCGCCGTCGAGCACGAATCGGTCAGTCCCGGTGAGCACCCAGCCCTCGGCGTCGCGGATCGCGGAGATCCCCGAGTAGACGGCGGCCCCGGACCCGCCGGAGTCGAACCGGTCACCGACCAGCGGTGCGAACTGGGTCAGCGTCGCGAGGAACGGTGTGGGATCGGTCGCGCGTCCGAGCTCTTCGAGCACGATGGCCAACTCGACCGCGTTCTCCGGATCGGTCAGCTCCGTCCAGCCGGCGTCGAGATAGCTGTTCCACAGCGGAGCCGGATCCACCCCGTTCTCCGCGATACCGCGGATCAGCGACGCGGGGCACTGTTTGGACACCGCGTCGCGCACGGTCTCCTGCCACAACCGCTGATCAGCATCGAACTCGAGTAACACCCGTATGCCTCCTGATGGCCGCTGTGCCGCGAGAATAGCATTCTCGCATCCGGTGTCATCGTTCTCATCCGACGCGCATCCGTTTTCGGCACCAGAAAGCTGAGCGGGCGTTCAGCAATTGCCTCTACCAGCGCCGACGTTAAGCGATCTGCTGGAGAACAGAATTCTTGATAATGAAGAACAACGATCTACACTGAGAGGGTCGGCGGCCGCCCGGTTCGGCCGCGCGAGAGTAAAGGACGAAGCTGCGTGAAGGAATTCACCGACGGGTCGAGCGGGATGGTGCGTGTCCCCGTGATCGATGCCAGCGTGCACATCTTCTGCCAGTCCAACAAGGACCTCCGGAAGACCTTCCTGCGGGAGCCGTTCCGCAGTCGGGGTTTTCCGGACTACGAGATGGACTGGTACGGCGCGCCCGGCGGTGAGTACGCGGCGCGCACCGAGGGGCCCGACGGCCAGTACCCCGGGTCGGACCCTGAGCTGGTCGCCAAGCACCTGTTCACCGACCGCGGCGTCGACCTCGCGATCCTGCACCCGATGACCCGCGGCATCATGCCCGACCGCCACCTCGGCACCGCGATCGCGTCGGCGCACAACGAGATGATGGTGACGCGCTGGCTCGACCACCCCGAGTTCGGCGAGCGGTTCCGCGGCACACTGCGGGTCAACCCCGACGACATCGCCGGCGCCCTGCGCGAGATCGACAAGTACCGCGACCATCCGAGGATCGTGCAGCTCGGCATTCCGTTGCAGTCCCGCGAGGTGTACGGCAAGCCCCAGTTCTGGCCGCTGTGGGAGGCTGCCGTCGACGCCGGGTGGCCGGTCGCGGTGCATTTCGAGGTCGGCTCCGGTGTCGCGCTGCCCCCGACGCCGAATGGGTTGACCCGTACCTACGAGCAGTACGTCGGCTTCACGGCGCTGAACTTCCTCTATCACCTGATGAACATGATCGCCGAGGGGGTATTCGAGAGGATGCCCGACCTGAAGTTCGTCTGGGCCGACGGCGCCGCGGACCTGCTGACGCCGTTCATGTGGCGGATGGACTGTTTCGGCAGGCCACATCTGGAGCAGACGCCCTGGGCGCCGAAGATGCCGAGCGACTACCTGCCCGGGCACGTGTTCTTCGTGCAGGGCGCCCTCGACGGACCGGGCGACGTCGATTTCGCCGGCGAATGGGCGGGGTTCACCGGCAAGGACGACATGGTGATGTACGGATCGAGCTATCCGCACTGGCAGCTCAACGAACTGACGGTGCCGGACTCCTACACCGCCGAACAGCGCGACAAGTTGTGCTGGCGCAACGCCGCACAGCTGTACGGCATCCAAAGTCCGGTTATTTCCGTCCCGGCTACGGCACAGTAGAGGGAGCGAGGAGGCACGATCATGACCGTTACCGCCAATCCACGAGTACCTGCCGCCGAACGCATCGCCGTCCGGTGCGTCGACTCCGACGTCCACCCGGCGCCCCGCCGCGGCGAACTGACGCAGTACATCCCCGAACCGTGGCGCAGCAAGTACTTCCTCACCCGCAAGATCGGTGAACAGATCTACTATGACGCTCCCGACTACGCGCACTCGTACGCGATGCGGGTCGACGCGTTTCCGTCCGACGGCGAGTTCGCCTGCAGCGACCCGGATCTGGCGTTCAAGCAGCTGATCATGGAGGCGGGCGCCGACATCGCGATCCTGGAGCCTGCGGCGTACCCGGCACGCATCCCCGAAGCGCAGCACGCGATGTCGTGCGCGCTGAACGACTGGCAGGCCAATCACTGGCTCGACAGTCACAACAACTGGCACGAACGCTGGCGTGGGTCGATCTGCCTGGCGATCGAGGAGCCCGAGCACAGCGTCGCCGAGATCGAGCGCTGGGTCGGGCATCCCTACATGGCGCAGATCCTGATCAAGGCCGAACCCCGGCCGTCCTGGGGCAATCCGAAATACGATCCGATCTGGGCGGCCGCGGCCAAGCACGACATCCCGGTCAGCTGCCATCTGTCGCGCAGCCACTACGACGAACTTCCCATGCCGCCGGTCGGGCTGCCCAGCTACAACCACGATTTCATGGTGACCTACTCGTTGCTGGCGGCGAACCAGGTGATGAGCCTGATCTTCGACGGCACCTTCGACCGGCACCCGAACCTGCGCATCGTGTTCGTCGAGCACGCGTTCACGTGGATCCTGCCGCTCATGTGGCGGATGGACGCGCTCTACGAGGCCCGCAAGTCCTGGGTCGAGATCAAGCGCAAGCCCAGTGAGTACGTCAAGGACCACATCAAGTTCACGACCCAGCCGCTGGACTACCCCGAGGACAAGACCGAGCTGTCGCGGGCGTTCGAGTGGATGGAGTGCGAGAAGATCCTGCTGTTCTCCAGCGACTACCCGCACTGGACGTTCGACGATCCGCGTTGGCTGGTCAAGCACCTGCCCGAGCATGCCCGGGAAGCGGTGATGTTCAAGAACGGCATCGAGACCTACAAGCTGCCGGACACCGTGCCCGCGCTCGAAGGTCAGGTACGGGTTTTCTGACACATGAACAACGAGAAGACGCCCCGGTTGGCACAGGGGCGTGAACACGTCGTCGCCACAGTGGACGAGATCCCGCCGGGCACACACAAACTCGTGCCCATCGGACGCCACGGCGTGGGGGTGTACAACGTCAACGGCACCTTCTACGCGATCGCGAACTACTGCCCGCACGAGGGCGGTCCGCTGTGCTCCGGCCGAGCCAGGGGCCGCAACATCGTCGACGAGTCCGTCCCCGGTGACGCCGTCATGGTGCGGGATCAGGAGTACATCTTCTGCCCGTGGCACCAGTGGGGTTTCGAGTTGGCGACCGGGACCACCGCGGTCAAGCCCGAATGGAGTATCCGCACCTATCCTGTCCGGGTCGTCGGCAACGACGTACTCGTCCAGGCCTGAATCTGGAGTGTCCTTGCCCAACAAGAAGATCGAGATCAACGGCGGCACCGTCGTCTACGAAATCCTCGGCAAAGAAGGCGAGTTCATCGTCCTGACCCCGGGCGGCCGGTTCAGCAAGGACATCCCGGGGCTCAAGCCGCTGGCGAAGAAGCTGGTGGAGGGCGGCTACCGGGTGCTGCTGTGGGACCGGCCGAACTGCGGGAAATCCGACGTGCAGTTCTACGGCCAGAGCGAATCCCATATGCGCGCCGAGACACTGCAGCAGCTGATCACCAAGCTCGACATCGGCCCCGTCATCCTGCTCGGCGGCTCCGGCGGCGCCCGCGATTCGATGCTCACGACCATGCTGTATCCGGAGTTGGTCCGAAAGCTGGTGGTGTGGAACATCGTCGGCGGCGTCTACGGGTCATTCGTGCTGGGCTCCTATTACATCGTGCCGAGCATCCTGGCCGTCCGCGGCGCCGGGATGAAGGCGGTGTCGCAGATCGCCGAATGGCAGGAGCGCATCGCCGAGAACCCGGACAACGAGCAGCGGATTCTCGACCAGGATCCCGAGGCGTTCCTGAAGTTGATGTTGCGCTGGCTCAACGCGTTCGTCCCCAAGCCGGGACAGACCATTCCCGGTGTCGAGGACGAGATGTTCGACAACATCACGGTGCCGACCCTGATCATCCGCGGCGGTGCGAACGACCTGGATCACCCCAAACGGACCTCGTTGGAGGTCAGTTGCCTCATCAAGGGCTCCAAGGTGATCGACCCGCCGTGGCCGGAGGACGCCTGGGAGCGTGCCGGCGAGGCGCGCGCCTCGGGGAAGGTCAAGCGGTTCAACATGTTCGACACCTGGGTGCAGGCCGCCCCGGCGATTCTGGACTTTCTGAAGAAGTCGAAATGATCGACGTCGACCTTGTCGGCTCAGTCCGTGAGGACGATGCGGACCTCGCAGTTGGTCGAGGCCTCGAGCGCGGTGTGGATCCGGCTCTCCGGGATTCGGGTCAGGTCGGCTCTGCTCAGAGTCACGGTGATGATGTCCCACCCGTCCCCACCCGGCGTCCGGTCGATCACACCGGACAGGCCGAAGCCGGCGAGTACGCCGTACGCATCGTCGTCGGTGCCGTGGCTGACGAACGTCAGCACCCCGATCACCGGTTCGGTGGGGAACGCCCTGGCGCACAGGTCCGCCGCCTGCGCCTGCAGGGCCGCCGGTTCCGTGCCCGTCATCAGGATCTCGACCTCCCGACGCTTCGGCGGCAGCACGGCCAGATCGTTGTCGATCAACTCGGCGCCGATCTCCGCCGTGAGGCGCGCCAGTTCGGTCGTGCCGGCAGCGAGCTGATCGGCGGTCAGTTCACCGGCCAGGTCAACGCCGATTCGCACCACCGCTGTTCGCATGCTGGGAAGGGTAGCCGCCGATGAGTACCGCCATGAACACGGAACTGACGGTCGCCGCCTGGCCCGGTCTGACCCCGAGGCTGTTGCGCGCGGAGCAGGGTACGGAGACGCTGGCCGAATATCGCGCCGAGGGCGGGTATGTCCCTCTCGACGATCCCGCCACCCTGCTCGACGAGGTCGACCGGTCCGGGGTGCTGGGCCGCGGGGGCGCGGCGTTCCCGCTGGCGGTCAAACTCACCACCGTGCGCAGCGCATCGCTGCGCGGTGTGGACACCGTGCTGGTGGCCAACGGCGAGGAGGGCGAACCGGCGTCGGTGAAGGACCGGTGGCTGTTGCGGAACCGCCCGCATCTGGTGCTGGACGGTCTGAGGCTCGCGGCCCGGATCATCGGCGCCCGTCACGCGCACGTCTACCTCTCGGACGAGCACGCGGAGGGCGCGGTCCAGGCGGCGCTGGCGGAGACGACGCCGGAGCTTCTGGACGGCGTGACCGTCAGTGTGCGGCGGGTCGAGGCGGGCTATGTCGCCGGCGAAGAGACCGCCGCGGTGCGGGCCATCAACGGCGGACCGGCCAAGCCGACCGACAAGCCACCGCGTCCGTTCGAAGAGGGTGTCGGCGGACTTCCCACCGCGGTGTGCAACGTCGAGACCCTGGCGAACCTGCCGTATGTGCATCGTCACGGCGCCGCCGGGTACCGCGGGACCGGCACCGACGGCTCACCTGGCACGTTCCTCGCGACACTGACCGGCGGCGGCATCGCCCCCGGGCTCTATGAGCTGCCCTTCGGCATCACCGCCGGGGAAGTGATTGCGCTACACGGCATTCCCGCCGAGCGCGTTCGCGGTGCGCTGATGGGTGGTTACTTTGCCGGCCTGCTCGACCGGCGCGTACTGGACAGCAAGCTCGACCACGAGGCGCTACGCGCGCTCGGCAGCGGTCTCGGGTGCGGCGCGGTGTCGGTGATCACCGATGAATGCCCGGTGGCCGTCGGCGCGTCCGTGCTCGCCTACTACGACCGCGAGAACGCCGACCAGTGCGGGTCCTGCTTCAACGGCACCGCGGCGATGGCTGCGGCCGCAGAGGCACTGCGCGACGGCACCGCCGACGCCGACGACCTCGCAAGGCTCGAACGGTGGTCGCAGGTGCTTCGCGGACGAGGTGCGTGCGCCACGCTCGACGCGGCGTGCAACATCGCCGCCAGCATGCTGGCGCTGTTCGCCGACGACGTCGCCCGCCACGCCGACAACAGCTGTTCAGTCTGCGCCGCAGGTCTTTTCACCGCCCGGCGTCCCTTCGAGGTGGAGGCACTGTGACCGACAGGATGCGTATCAAGCTCGACAGGACGCTGTGTGACGGCTTCGGGATCTGCGCGAAGCACGCCCCGGAGTACTTCTCACTGGACGACTGGGGCTACGCGGTTCTGGTCGGCGACGGGATCATCCCGGAGGAAGACCACGACGCAGTGCAGCGCGCGCTGATGGACTGCCCGGTGCACGCCATCCTGAACATCGGGGAACGCCGCCCCGACCAGACACCGATCCAGCCGCTGCGCGAGCCGGATCTCGAGCAGCTGAAGACCGAAGACAACGAAGCGGAGTGGGGCTTTACCCGATGAGCGCTCGCGCGAAGAGAATTGGATTTTGATGAGCAGACTTCCCCTGCCACTGTTGACGTTCGACAACGAGTTCTTCTGGACCTCCGGCGCGGACGGCGTCCTGCGCATCCAGGAGTGTGGCGACTGCAAGTCGCTGATCCATCCCCCGCAGCCGGTGTGCCGCTACTGCCACAGCCACAACATGGGCCCCCGGGAGGTGTCCGGACGGGCGGTGCTGTCGGCGTTCACCGTCAATCACCGGTTCTCCATTCCCGGCTTGGAGGCGCCCTATGTGGTCGCGCAGGTCGCGATCGAAGAGGATCCGCGGGTTCGGTTGACCACCAACATCGTTGACTGCGACCCCGACGAGCTCGAGCTCGGTCGCGTGGTGGAGGTGGTCTTCGAGCAGAACGAGGACGTGTGGCTGCCGCTGTTCAGGCCGACCGCCGAGCCCGAGACCGCTGCGCTGCCCGACGACGAGATCGCTCCGCAGGACTTCCCGAAGTTCGTCCGTCCGATGTTGACGACCGAGAAGTTCGAGGACGCCGCCGCGATCACCGGTATCGGTGCCTCCAGGATGGGCCGCCGTCTGATGGTTTCGCCGTTGTCGTTGACGGTGGAAGCGTGTGAGAAGGCGATCGCCGACGCCGGTCTGACCCTGGCCGATGTCGACGGGCTCTCGACCTATCCCGCGATGGACGCGATGGGCATGGGTGAGGGCGGTTGCACGGTTCTCGAAGGCGCGCTGGGTATCCGGCCCACGTGGATCAACGGCGGGATGGACACCTTCGGGCCGGGCGGCTCGTTGATCGCGGCGGTGATGGCGGTCGCGACCGGCATGGCCCGCCACGTGCTGTGCTTCCGCACCCTGTGGGAGGCCACGTTCAACCAGCTGATGAAGGAGGGCAGGGCCTTCCCGCCCGGCGGCGCCCGGGCCAACAGCTGGCAGGCTCCCTTCGGCGCCACGTCGGCGGCACACACGTTGGCCCTCAACGCGCAGCGGCACTTTCACCGCTACGGCACCACGAAGGAGACGCTCGGCTGGATCGCGCTGAATCAGCGTGCCAACGCCGCGCTCAATCCGACCGCGATCTACCGCGATCCGATGACGATGGAGGACTATCTCAACGCGCGGCCGATCACGACCCCGTTCGGGCTCTACGACTGCGACGTGCCGTGTGACGGCGCGGTTGCGGTGATCGTCTCGGCGGTCGACGCGGCCGCCGACGCACCGAAACCCCCGGTGTTCTTCGAGGCGGTGGGCACCCAGATCATTGAACGCACCGACTGGGACCAGACCACGCTGACCCATGAGCCGCAGGTGCTGGGTCAGGCTGCCCACCTCTGGACGCGAACCTCGTTGCGGCCGGCTGACGTCGACGTCGCCGAGCTCTATGACGGGTTCACGTTCAACTGCCTGTCGTGGTTGGAGGCTCTCGGCTTCTGCGGGATCGGGGAGTCCAAGGACTTCCTCGACGGTGGACATGCGATTGCGCGCGACGGCGTGATCCCGCTCAACACCCACGGTGGACAGCTCTCCCACGGCCGCACGCACGGCATGGGTCTGGTCCACGAAGCGGTGTCCCAGTTGCGCGGCGAAGCCGGTGACCGACAGGTCGCCGACGCGCGGGTGGCCGTCGTCAGCAGTGGCGGGCTCACGCCCAGCGGCGTCATGCTGCTGCGGACCGGCGCGTGACCGCAGGCGCAGGGGTCCCGCGCCCGCGTGTCGTCCTCGTCGACGGCGTTCCGATGTCGGCGCTGGCCGTGCAGGTGCCGGATCCGCGCGGGGTCATCGTGGCGATTCACGGTGGCGCGACGTCGTCGGCATACTTCGATTGCCCGGGGCGTCCAGAGCTGTCGCTGTTGCGTGCAGCCGGCGCAGCGGGTTTCACGGCCATCGCGTTGGATCGGCCCGGCTACGGTTCCTCGGCGGTGTATGCCGGGGAGTTCGCCGATCCCGGGCGACGGGTCGCCGCCGCGGCCGGGACGATCGACAAGATCCTCGGCGACAGCGACCGAGGCGCCGGACTGTTCCTGCTCGGTCATTCCGCCGGTTGTGAGCTCACGCTGCGGATGGCGACGGGGCGGGACGACGTCGTCGGCGTCGAACTTTCCGGCACCGGACTGCGCTACACGCCGCAGGCCCGCGACATCATTCGCGACGCGACGGTCACGTCGCGGCCGGCCGGGCTCCGCGATCTGCTCTGGACGCCCACTGACCTCTACCCCGCCGAGGTGCTGACCGGCGCGTTGTCGGCTCCGGGGGTGGCCTATGAGGGGGACGTGACCGCGCATTGGGCCGGGCGAGATTTTCCGGGCCTCGCCGAACGGCTGACCACACCGATCCAGTTCAGTGTCGCCGACAACGAGAAGGTCTGGCAGTCCTCGCCGGAGGCCCTCGCGGCGATCGCGGCGTTGTTCAGCGCGTCGCCGCGGGTGCGTATCAACCGGATGAACGACAGCGGACACAACCTCAGCGTCGGCCTGACCGCGGGTGATTACCACCGAAACGTGTTGTCGTTCACCGAAGAATGTATATCCGACGCGCCCGGGCGCGATCGGGAGGAAGTGGAGGCGAGCTGATGCGGGTTGGATTCATCGGGCTGGGAAGCCAAGGCGGGCCGATGGCCCGGCGCATCGCCGAGGGCGGGTTCGAGACCACCTTGTGGGCGCGCAGGCAGGCCAGCCTTGAGCCGTACTCCGACACCCCGGCCAAGACGGCGTCGACACCCGCCGAACTCGGTGCGGCCAGCGATCTGGTCTGCCTGTGTGTGGTCGGCGACGACGATGTCCGGGAGGTGCTCTACGGAGAGCAGGGGGTGCTGGCCGGACTCGCCGAGGGCGGCATCATCGCGATCCACAGCACGGTGCACCCGCAGACCTGCCAGGAGATCGCGGAAAAGGCGGCCGCGCAGGGTGTTTCCGTCATCGATGCCCCGGTCAGCGGCGGCGGCCCCGCGGTGGAGCAGGGCACGCTGCTGGTGATGGTGGGCGGTGACGAAGAGGTCGCGGAGCGCTGCCGGCCGGTGTTCGCGACCTACGCCGACCCGATCGTGCACCTCGGTCCGCTCGGCAGCGGCCAGAACACCAAGATCCTGAACAACCTGTTGTTCAGCGCCAACCTCGGTAGTGCGGTGAGCACGTTGGAGCTGGGCGAGTCACTCGGCATTCCGCGCGCCAAACTCGTCGAGGTGCTCAGCAAGGGCTCGGCGACCAGCAAGGCCGTCGGCAGCATCTCGATGTTCGGTGGGACGCTGGACGGACTGGCGCCCATCGCCGGGGGCCTGTTGCAGAAGGACGTCCGGCATGCGGCGAGCCTCGCGGCTGCAGCGAAGGCGCCCGAGGGGGCGGTGTTCACGGCGGCGGATGCGGCGCTGGAAGCGATGGATTACCGGCGATGAGCAGAGCAGACAGATGAGCGTTGTCGGCTTCGTCGGGGCGGGGCGCATGGGCGCACCCATGGTGGAGCGTCTCGTCCAGACCGGCCACGAGGTCCGCGTGCTGGGCAGGACGGCCGAGAAGCGGTCCTCGATCGCGGACCTCGGCGCCACCGCGGTGTCGACACCGGCCGAGGTCTCCGGAGGCGCCGATGTGGTCATCGTGTGCGTATTCACCGACGATCAGGTCGCGCAGCTGTGTCTGGCCGGCGACCTGGTCGCCTCCATGCAGGCCGGCGCCGCGCTGATCCTGCACACCACCGGGAGCCCGAGAACCGCGCAGTCCATCGCGGAGAAGTTCCCGGATGTCGACGTGGTCGACGCGCCGGTCAGCGGAGGTCCGCACGACATCGCCGCGGGCAGTGTCACGTTGTTCGCCGGCGGAGCGCAGGACGTGCTGGGGCGGGTCCGGCCCGTACTCGGCGCCTACGGTGATCCGATCCTGCACGTCGGGGACACCGGCGCGGGCCAGCTGGTGAAGCTCGTCAACAACACGATGTTCGCCGCGCAGATCGGTCTGGTCGCCGAAGGAGCACGGCTGGGTGCCCGGTTCGGTGTCGACGAGAGTGCGCTGCTGAACGCGCTGACGCACGGCAGCGCCCAGAGCCGGGCGCTGTCCATGATCGCGTCTGCCGGTTCGGCGGACGCATTCATCTCCCGGGTGGGTGAATTCATCGGCAAGGACGTGGCGGTCGTCCGGCGTACGGTGGCCGACCTCGGCGGCACGCTCGGCGATCTCGAGCCGCTGGTGAGTGCGGTGACACGATGACACGACGGGAGCCGTTGGCCATTCGGCTGACTTCCGAGACTATGTGTCGCATACTGGATTCGTTACAGTAAATCAGCCTTTCGTAACGTATTCCGGCCTTGTTCCGGTGCCGAGGAGGACCCCGTGACCAAACCGAAGCTGGTGTTCGATCCGGTCGCCCAGGAGTATTTCGACAACCCGTACGAGATCTATCGGCGGATGCGGGACGAGGCGCCGATCTACTACGACGAAGAGGGCGACTTCTACGCGCTGACCCGGCACGCCGACGTCGCCGCCGCGCTCAAGGACCACGACGCATTCTCGTCCGCCCGCGGTTGCGACCTCGGCATGGTGCGGTCGGAAGAGGGCCCGGTGAAGTCGATCATCTTCATGGACCCACCCGAGCACCGGCACATGCGAAGCCTGCTCAACAAGGCCTTCACCCCGCGCGCCATCCAGAGCCAGCACGAGACCGTCACCGAGCTCGTCGAGCAGTATCTGGCGAAGGTCGATCCCGACAATTTCGACGTCGTGCAGGATTTCTCGGGTCCGTTCCCGGTCGAGGTGATCACCCGGATGGCGGGTGTACCGGAGGAGTTTCGCCAACAGGTCCGGCACTGGATCGACACGAGCCTGTCACGCGAGCCGGGTCAGATCGGCTGGAGCGACAAGAACATGCAGGCCAACATCGACTCGGGCGTCTACTACTACGGGCTCGTCCAGGAACGGCGGCGCAACCCGCAGGACGACATGATCAGCAGGCTGATCGCCGCGGAGATCCCGGGCGAGAACGGCGAGATGCGCAGGCTCGACGACATCGAGATCACCGGCTTCACCTCCCTGCTGGGCGGGGCGGGTGCCGAGACCGTCACCAAGTTGGTGGGCAGCGCCGTCGTCGAGTTCGCGCGACACCCCGACCAGTGGCAGCTGCTGCTCGATGACCGCAGTCTGATACCGGCCGCCGTCGAGGAGCTCCTGCGCTACGTCGGGCCGGTGCAGTACAACGTGCGCTATACGGTCAAGGAAGCTCACGTGCCGAGCGGCACGATCCCCGC is drawn from Mycolicibacterium gilvum and contains these coding sequences:
- a CDS encoding thiolase C-terminal domain-containing protein, translated to MSRLPLPLLTFDNEFFWTSGADGVLRIQECGDCKSLIHPPQPVCRYCHSHNMGPREVSGRAVLSAFTVNHRFSIPGLEAPYVVAQVAIEEDPRVRLTTNIVDCDPDELELGRVVEVVFEQNEDVWLPLFRPTAEPETAALPDDEIAPQDFPKFVRPMLTTEKFEDAAAITGIGASRMGRRLMVSPLSLTVEACEKAIADAGLTLADVDGLSTYPAMDAMGMGEGGCTVLEGALGIRPTWINGGMDTFGPGGSLIAAVMAVATGMARHVLCFRTLWEATFNQLMKEGRAFPPGGARANSWQAPFGATSAAHTLALNAQRHFHRYGTTKETLGWIALNQRANAALNPTAIYRDPMTMEDYLNARPITTPFGLYDCDVPCDGAVAVIVSAVDAAADAPKPPVFFEAVGTQIIERTDWDQTTLTHEPQVLGQAAHLWTRTSLRPADVDVAELYDGFTFNCLSWLEALGFCGIGESKDFLDGGHAIARDGVIPLNTHGGQLSHGRTHGMGLVHEAVSQLRGEAGDRQVADARVAVVSSGGLTPSGVMLLRTGA
- a CDS encoding acyl-CoA dehydrogenase family protein produces the protein MLLEFDADQRLWQETVRDAVSKQCPASLIRGIAENGVDPAPLWNSYLDAGWTELTDPENAVELAIVLEELGRATDPTPFLATLTQFAPLVGDRFDSGGSGAAVYSGISAIRDAEGWVLTGTDRFVLDGDRADRLAVVTPAGVFCVEGSAVSTRRVDVFDPVLHVAEVSFPGVHVAESDRLAVDTERAHHVALMGMAITTVGACQRILDLVLEHAKSRQQFGVAIGTFQAVQHKATDMYVAIERARALSYFAALTIAADDPRRRLAAAMAKASAGECQALVFKHGIQLFGAMGFTWENDLQFALKRAKAGELLLGGAAEHRAIIAEEYGRDL
- a CDS encoding ferredoxin encodes the protein MRIKLDRTLCDGFGICAKHAPEYFSLDDWGYAVLVGDGIIPEEDHDAVQRALMDCPVHAILNIGERRPDQTPIQPLREPDLEQLKTEDNEAEWGFTR
- a CDS encoding amidohydrolase family protein, which produces MVRVPVIDASVHIFCQSNKDLRKTFLREPFRSRGFPDYEMDWYGAPGGEYAARTEGPDGQYPGSDPELVAKHLFTDRGVDLAILHPMTRGIMPDRHLGTAIASAHNEMMVTRWLDHPEFGERFRGTLRVNPDDIAGALREIDKYRDHPRIVQLGIPLQSREVYGKPQFWPLWEAAVDAGWPVAVHFEVGSGVALPPTPNGLTRTYEQYVGFTALNFLYHLMNMIAEGVFERMPDLKFVWADGAADLLTPFMWRMDCFGRPHLEQTPWAPKMPSDYLPGHVFFVQGALDGPGDVDFAGEWAGFTGKDDMVMYGSSYPHWQLNELTVPDSYTAEQRDKLCWRNAAQLYGIQSPVISVPATAQ
- a CDS encoding NADH-ubiquinone oxidoreductase-F iron-sulfur binding region domain-containing protein produces the protein MSTAMNTELTVAAWPGLTPRLLRAEQGTETLAEYRAEGGYVPLDDPATLLDEVDRSGVLGRGGAAFPLAVKLTTVRSASLRGVDTVLVANGEEGEPASVKDRWLLRNRPHLVLDGLRLAARIIGARHAHVYLSDEHAEGAVQAALAETTPELLDGVTVSVRRVEAGYVAGEETAAVRAINGGPAKPTDKPPRPFEEGVGGLPTAVCNVETLANLPYVHRHGAAGYRGTGTDGSPGTFLATLTGGGIAPGLYELPFGITAGEVIALHGIPAERVRGALMGGYFAGLLDRRVLDSKLDHEALRALGSGLGCGAVSVITDECPVAVGASVLAYYDRENADQCGSCFNGTAAMAAAAEALRDGTADADDLARLERWSQVLRGRGACATLDAACNIAASMLALFADDVARHADNSCSVCAAGLFTARRPFEVEAL
- a CDS encoding alpha/beta fold hydrolase, with product MPNKKIEINGGTVVYEILGKEGEFIVLTPGGRFSKDIPGLKPLAKKLVEGGYRVLLWDRPNCGKSDVQFYGQSESHMRAETLQQLITKLDIGPVILLGGSGGARDSMLTTMLYPELVRKLVVWNIVGGVYGSFVLGSYYIVPSILAVRGAGMKAVSQIAEWQERIAENPDNEQRILDQDPEAFLKLMLRWLNAFVPKPGQTIPGVEDEMFDNITVPTLIIRGGANDLDHPKRTSLEVSCLIKGSKVIDPPWPEDAWERAGEARASGKVKRFNMFDTWVQAAPAILDFLKKSK
- a CDS encoding Rieske (2Fe-2S) protein, with the translated sequence MNNEKTPRLAQGREHVVATVDEIPPGTHKLVPIGRHGVGVYNVNGTFYAIANYCPHEGGPLCSGRARGRNIVDESVPGDAVMVRDQEYIFCPWHQWGFELATGTTAVKPEWSIRTYPVRVVGNDVLVQA
- a CDS encoding alpha/beta hydrolase produces the protein MTAGAGVPRPRVVLVDGVPMSALAVQVPDPRGVIVAIHGGATSSAYFDCPGRPELSLLRAAGAAGFTAIALDRPGYGSSAVYAGEFADPGRRVAAAAGTIDKILGDSDRGAGLFLLGHSAGCELTLRMATGRDDVVGVELSGTGLRYTPQARDIIRDATVTSRPAGLRDLLWTPTDLYPAEVLTGALSAPGVAYEGDVTAHWAGRDFPGLAERLTTPIQFSVADNEKVWQSSPEALAAIAALFSASPRVRINRMNDSGHNLSVGLTAGDYHRNVLSFTEECISDAPGRDREEVEAS
- a CDS encoding amidohydrolase family protein → MTVTANPRVPAAERIAVRCVDSDVHPAPRRGELTQYIPEPWRSKYFLTRKIGEQIYYDAPDYAHSYAMRVDAFPSDGEFACSDPDLAFKQLIMEAGADIAILEPAAYPARIPEAQHAMSCALNDWQANHWLDSHNNWHERWRGSICLAIEEPEHSVAEIERWVGHPYMAQILIKAEPRPSWGNPKYDPIWAAAAKHDIPVSCHLSRSHYDELPMPPVGLPSYNHDFMVTYSLLAANQVMSLIFDGTFDRHPNLRIVFVEHAFTWILPLMWRMDALYEARKSWVEIKRKPSEYVKDHIKFTTQPLDYPEDKTELSRAFEWMECEKILLFSSDYPHWTFDDPRWLVKHLPEHAREAVMFKNGIETYKLPDTVPALEGQVRVF